One Podarcis raffonei isolate rPodRaf1 chromosome 3, rPodRaf1.pri, whole genome shotgun sequence genomic region harbors:
- the LOC128409940 gene encoding dispanin subfamily A member 2b-like: MASGAHFPLPGQASGGLPRYEELKDEHDMAILDPAGASPGSTVIHMHNQSQVCVAPPRDHILWSICTMMYCNFCCLGFMALVFSVKARDRKVVGDHSGARSYGSTAQCLNITAVTLCIVPIVIVIILLATGFFTPQFHNGY, encoded by the coding sequence ATGGCAAGCGGCGCCCACTTCCCTTTGCCCGGCCAGGCCAGCGGCGGGCTGCCGCGCTACGAGGAGCTGAAGGACGAGCACGATATGGCCATCCTCGACCCCGCGGGCGCGTCGCCTGGCTCCACCGTGATCCACATGCACAACCAAAGCCAAGTCTGCGTGGCGCCTCCCCGCGACCATATCTTGTGGTCGATCTGCACCATGATGTACTGCAACTTCTGCTGCCTCGGGTTCATGGCCCTGGTCTTCTCGGTTAAGGCAAGAGATCGCAAAGTGGTTGGTGACCACAGTGGAGCTCGCAGCTATGGTTCTACTGCCCAGTGCCTCAACATCACAGCTGTGACCCTGTGCATTGTGCCCATTGTCATTGTCATCATCCTGCTAGCAACAGGGTTTTTCACTCCCCAATTTCATAATGGTTATTAG